The Sandaracinaceae bacterium DNA segment CGCGTGGCGACGGCGCGTCGAAAGGGTGCTTCCGAGAGGTCCGGGCGAGCCCCGCGACCGTCGCGCTCTGGCGTGAAAAAGGGCGGCGCCAAGAAGGGCGGCGCCAAGAAGGGCGCCAAGCCCGGCCGGCTCTGGAAGTGGACCCGGCGCCTCGGGCTGCTCCTGCTCACCCTGGTCCTCGTGGCCGGGCTCGGGCTCGGCGGGGTCTTCGCGTACTACGGGCGCGATCTCCCGGACGTCAACGCGCTCCACGACTACCACCCGCCGCAGGTCACCCGCGTGCTCGACCGCGACGGCGCGCTGCTCGGCGAGAGCTGGCAGGAGCGCCGCACGGTGGTGCCCCTCGAGCGCGTCCCGCGGGTGCTCGTGCTCAGCGTGCTCGCGGCCGAGGACGCCGACTTCTACCGGCACGAGGGGCTCGACTACCCGGGCCTGATCCGCGCCGTGGCGCGCGGGCTCGTCAGCGGCGGCCGCTTCCGGGGCACGAGCACGATCACCCAGCAGGTGATCAAGAACATGCTGCTGTCGCCCGAGCGTGCCGTCTCGCGCAAGATCCGCGAGCTGATGCTCGCGCGCCGCCTGGAGCAGGAGTTCACCAAGGACGAGATCCTCGAGCTCTACCTCAACCAGGTGAACTTCGGGCACGGCCGCTACGGGGTGCAAGAAGCCTCGCAGTACTACTTCGGCGTCGACGTCGACCAGCTCTCGCTCGCGCAGGCCTCGCTCATCGCGGGCATCCCCCAGTCGCCGACGCACCTGTCCCCGCGCACGCACCCGGACGCGGCGCGGCGGCGGCAGCTCTTCGTGCTCCGGCAGCTCGAGGACAAGCGCGCCGAGTACTGGCCGGATCTGTCGGTCGAGGACATCGAGGCGGCGCGCCAGGCCGAGGTGGAGATCATCCCGCTGCCCGAGCGCGAGCACCGCGCGCCGGAGGTGATGGCCCAGGCGCGGCGCATGCTCCGCGAGCAGGTGGGCGCGGAGGCGGCGGCGCGCGGCGGCTACACCATCCACACCACCATCGACGCGGCGCTGCAGGACCAGGCGCGGGCCGCGCTCCGCGAGGGGCTCGAGGCGATCGACGGGCGGCAGCGGCTGCGGGTCCCCCTGTCGGCCCCGCGGCGCGAGCGCCCGCTGCCGGACGTGGAGAGCCTGCGGGTGGGCGGCACCTACGACGCGCGCGTCACCGGCACGGACGAGGAGCACGGCCTGGTGCTGCTCGACGTGGGCGGTCACCGCGCGGCGGCGAACGTGGCGGACCTGGGCCGCTTCAACCCGGAGGCGCTGCCGGCGGCAGAGATCGCGGAGGAGGGCGCGCGGGTGCGCGTGTCGATCCAGCAGCTCCCGAGCGAAGAGGATCCGGAGGCGCCCGCGCGCGCGCGGCTCGAGCTGGGACCGCAGGGCGCGGTGGTGGTGATCGACCCGCGGAGCCGCGACGTGCTCGCCCTGGTGGGCGCCTACGAGGAGAGCCCCGGCTTCGATCGCGCCACGCAGGCGGTGCGGCAGCCGGGCAGCACCTTCAAGCCCTTCGTCTACGGCGCGGCGCTCCGCACGCGTCGCTACACGCCCGCCTCGATCGTCATCGACGCGCCGGGGGTCTACGAGGACTGGCGGCCGAGCAACTACGAGACGTGGAGCTTCGAGGGGCACATCCGGCTGCGGCAGGCCCTCGCGCGCTCGATCAACCAGGTCGCGGTGCGGGTGATGGAGGACGTCACGCCGCCCGAGGTGGTGAGCCTGGCCGAGCAGCTCGGGATCACCACCGAGCTCGAGCCGACCCTGGCCCTCGCGCTCGGCGCCTCGGACGTGCGGCCCATCGAGCTCGTCAACGCCTACGCGACCCTGCCCGCGGGCGGGCGCTGGGCGCCGACGAACGTCATCTCGCGCATCGTCGGCCCCGACGGCCGCGAGGTGCCGCTGCCCGAGCGCGCGGCGCCGCGCGACGCGATGAGCCCGGCCGAGGCCTACGTGCTGACGAGCATGATGACGAGCGTGGTGCGGGACGGCACGGCGCGGCGCGCGCGGCGGCTGCGCCGGCCGGTGGCGGGCAAGACGGGCACGAGCAACGACGTGCGCGACGCGTGGTTCGTCGGCTTCTCGCCCGAGCTCGCGGCGGGGGTGTGGGTCGGCTTCGACGATCGGCGCCCGCTCGGGCGGCGCGAGAGCGGCGGGCGCTCGGCGCTGCCGATCTGGATCGACGTGATGCGGGCCGCGCTCGAGGAGCGGCCGCGGCGCGACTTCGCGATGCCGAGCGGCGTGGTGACGGCGACGATCGATCCGGCGAGCGGGCTCCTGGCCTACGAGGGACAGGACGACGCGATCGAGGAGGTGTTCCTCGAGGGCACGGCGCCGACCGAGACCGCGACCCCGCCCGACGTGCTCGACTCGAACAGCTTCCTGATGAACCAGTTCGGCGCGGACGAGGCGCCGAGCCAGGAGGAGACGGGCGAGGACGAAGAGGGTGAGGACGGGACGTGATCGCGCGCGCGCTGGCCCCGACGCTCCTGATGGCGGCGGCGGCGCTGACCCACTCCCCGGCGCGCGCGCAGCCCGGTCCCGACGACGGCGTCACGCGCGCGGCCGAGCGCCTCGCCGCCGCCGCCGAGGCGGCCACCGAGGGGCGCGCGGGGCGCATCGTCCTGCGGCCGCGGCTCGGTCTGCCCGAGGGCGCCCCACACGGGCTCGCGGCCGCGCTGCTCGAGCCGGCGCGCGCGCGCCTCGCCGAGCGCTTCGACGCGGCGCACGTCGCCGTCTTCGGCGGGCTCGATCAGGAGGCGGGCGAGGCGGCGCGGCGGCTCGGCTACGATCTCTTGCTCGACGTCGAGGCCCGGGCCGCGGGCGGCTTCTTCGTCATGCACGGCACCTTGCTCGAGGGGGGCGAGGCGCGCGCGCGCTTCCGCCACCAGACCCGGCTCGACGCGGCGCTGCGGCGCTACACGGGCTTCCCGCCGCGGCTGACCGACGAAGACGTGCGCGCGCAGACCCTGCTCTTGCCCACCTACGACGTGGCCGCGGTGGCGGTGCACGATCTGGGGGGAGACGGCCGGACCGAGCTGGTGGTGGTGCGGCCCGACGGCGTCCGGGTCTATCGGCTCGAGCCGATCGGGCGGCGGCTGCGCGCCCGGGAGGTGGGCCGCAGCGCGTGGCCCGCGGACGCCCGACGCGCGGCGGTGCCCCGACGCCGCCTCGTCGCGAGCGCCCGGCCGGACGGAGACGGCGTGGCGCTGCGCACCAGCGATCTCGCGCCCGGGCTCCGGGTCTCGCTCGTCGGCGACCAAGTCGAGGTCCGCGTGGTCGAGGGCCCGTGCCCGGGCGATCGCTACCCGATGGGCGGCGGGTGCGCGGAGCTTGTGCAGGGCCGCGACTTCTACGACCAGATCCTCACCCGCGCCGACGCGCCGCAGCTCGAGGCGCCCGGGAACTTCTTCGCGCACGTCTTCGGGCGCTTCGCGGACCGTGAGGGCGGCGCGGCCACGGTGGAGGCGCTCGTGACGCCGCACGGGCGCATGGCGGTGCGGCTGACGAACGAAGGCCCGGGCGGGGCGCCGGAGCGCGCGCCGCGGTCGGTCGGCGCGGTGGGGTACGGGGCCGCGCTCGCGATGACCGACCTCGACGTCGACGGCGCCCCCGAGCTGCTCGCGAGCACGGCCGGCCAGAGCGGCGAGGGCGACGCGCTGGTGCTGATGCGCGCCTACCCGCGCGGCGCGCTACACGTCCTGTGGCGCTCGGATCCGACCACGGGGCCGATCTTCGCCGCCGCGGCCGGGGACGTGGACGACGACGGACTGGACGAGCTGATCGCGGTCGAGGAGCCGCTCGAGCGACGCGGAGGGGCCCGGCTGTGGATCGTGCGCTGAAGCTCGCGGCCGCGCTCGCGCTGCTCGCCGTCGCCGCCCCCGCGCACGGCGCGCTCGGCCCCAAGCACGGCGGCACGATCACCCTGCCCGCCCCGGAGCCGGTCACCAGCCTCGACCCCGCGCGCGCGGAGACGAGCTTCGAGGCCACGCTCACCGAGGCGCTCTTCGACCGGCTCTACGAGGTGCGCGAGGACGGGACGGTGGAGGCGGTGCTCGCGGCGGGCCCGCCCGAGATCGAAGAGAGCGTGGCGCGCATCCGCCTTCGGCGAGACGCGTTGCACCACGGGACGCGCCCCATCCGCGCGCGGCACGTGGTCCGCTCGCTCCAGCGCACGTCGAGCTCGCCCCTCGCCTCGTGGCTGCTCGGCGCCTTCGCGACCGAGAACGGGCGGCCGGCGATCCGCGAGGTGGACGAGCACACCATCGAGATCGGCCTCGCGCGGCGGGGGCTGCGGGTCGACATCGTGCTCGCCGCGGCGCCGCTCGCCATCGTCGTCGGCGGCAACGTGCGCGGCCGCCCGCTCGGGACGGGGCCCTTCCGCGGGCGCCTCGACGGCCGCGGCGGGGTGGAGATGCGCATCTTCCGGCGCGCGCCCGATCGGCCGCCGTGGGTGAACCGCGTGCGCTTCACGCCGCCGCGGCCCCGCGAGGAGGAGGTGCGCGCGTTCGAGCTGGGGCGGCTGGACGGCTCGTGGTGGAGCCGGAGCCTCTACGGTGGCCAGCCGGTGCGCCCGGTGGAGACCGCGACCGGGACCGCCGCGGCGCCCGTGCTGCTCGTGCCCAACCGCGCGCGCGCGCTGCGGGACGACGACGCGTGGGGCGGCGTGGCGGCCGCGATCGATCGGCGGCGCCTCGAGCGCGTGGGGCTGGTGGCGCGCCGGAGCCTCGGCCCCGGTCTGCCGTCTCCCTCCGTGCCGCGCGGGCGCGCCCCTCGCGGCGCCCGGCTCCGCATGCTGGTGCGCGAGGACCGCCCCTTCGAGCGGCGGATCGCGGAGGCGCTCGCGGGCATGCTCGACGAGCGCGGGGTGACGCTCCAGGTGGAGCGCCTCTCGGCCGATCGGCTCGACGCGGTGGTCGCGCGCGGCGACTGGGATCTGCGCCTCGCGATGGTGCGGCCGCCGCTGCCGGGTCGCGGGCCGCTGGTCGGCGCGGCGCTGGCCGCGGCGGGGCAGAGCGATCGCGCGCGCACGCTGGCCACGCAGCTGGGCGACGCGAGCGTGGCCGCGGAGGCGGCCCGACAGCTCGACGTGCTCGTCCTCGGTCACGAGCGGCTGCTCCTGCACCACCGCGCGGACCTGCGCGGCTTCGGCTTCGACGGGCAGGGGCGCCTGACGCTGGCCGACGCCAGCTTCGCGCGCGCGCCGGTCGCCGCGCCCGCGGGCAGCGGGGAGGCACCATGAGCCTGCGCTGGCGCATCATCGCGTTCACCCTCGTCGTCGGCACCGCGCCCGCGGGCGTGCTCGGCTACCTCTTCCGGGAGCGGACCCTCGAGGACGCGCGCGTGCAGCAGGCGGAGCGGCTCGACGCGATCACCGAGTCGGCGCGGCGGCGGGTGCTCGAGCGGCGGAGCGCGGAGCGGCGCGCCATCGCGCGCCTCTGCGAGGGCGACTTCGTGGTGGACCGGCTGATGCTCGATCTGCAGGCGGACCGCTTCGGCCCGCTGGAGCAGGACGAGCTGGTGCAGCGCCTGCCCAACCTCATGCGCTCGATGGGGCTCGAGAGCCTCATGCTGATCGACGGCCGGCCCGGCCGCCCCTACGGGCGCGTCTTCGCGGCGGGGCACTTCCCGGGGCGCGCGGGCGCGGACGAGGGCGCGACGGCGCGCGCGGTCGAGGAGGCGGGCGAGCGCTGGTTCGTGCGCGATCTGCACGTGCGGCGCGAAGGCGAGACCCACCCGACCCAGTCGATCCTGACCGGCTGCGTGGCGCGCGAGGGCGAGGCGCGCGTGATCGCGGTGGGCGGGCACGTGCTCGACCAGGACTACGTCGCGTCGCTCGGCGCCGACGTCCCGCCCGTGCAGCTCTTCTTGACCGACGCGGAGGGCACGCTCCCCGAGGGCGTCGGCCACGGGGGCCCGCGCGAGGACGTGCACGTGTTCGAGGATCTGCGCGGGCAGCCCGCGGCGATGGTGGTGGCCTCGGTGGACGACCGCGCGCTGCAGCAGCGGCTGCGGGAGCTCGACCAGCAGCTCCTCTACGGCCTGGCCATCATGGTCATCGTCGCGTTCGTGCTCGGGCTCGTGATCGCGTTCTTCATGGTGCGCCCCCTGGTCGAGCTCGAGACGGCGGCGGCGCGCGTCGCGTCCGGCGACATGTCGACCACCATCACCATCCACTCCGGGGGCGAGGTGAAGAAGGCGCTCCAGGCCTTCAACCACATGACGGGCGAGCTGAAGCACGCGCAGGCGAAGCTCATCCGCGCCGAGCGCATCGCGGCCTGGCGCGACATCGCGCGCCGCATCGCGCACGAGATCAAGAACCCGCTGATGCCGATCCAGACCTCGATCGAGACGATGCGCAAGACGCACGCGCGCCAGCACCCGGACTTCGACGAGATCTTCGAGGAGTCGACGGTGACCATCCTCGAGGAGGTCGAGCGGCTGAAGCGCATCGTGACCGAGTTCAGCCGCTTCGCGCGCATGCCGCGGCCGCAGCCGGTGGAGCTGGCGGTGGAGGACGTCGCGCGCCACACGGTGGGCCTGCACGGCGGCGGCCCGGTCGCGGTGGAGCTGACGATCGAGGATCCGCTGCCGAAGGTGCGCGCCGACCGGGAGCAGCTGACCCAGGTGCTCGTGAACCTCGTGCAGAACGCGGCCGACGCGGCGAAGGCGCGGCACGGCGAGAGCGGAGGCCGCGTGGACGTGGTGCTCTCCTCGGCCGACGTCGGCGGCGACGAGGGCGTGCGGGTGGAGGTGGTCGACAACGGCCCGGGCATCCCGCCCGACGAGCAGGCCAAGATCTTCGAGCCCTACTACACCACCAAGGCGGGCGGCACCGGGCTCGGCCTCGCGATCGTGCACCGCATCGTCAGCGACCACGGCGGCAGCATCGACGTCGGCGACGCGGCGCACGAGGAGGGCGGCGCGGTCTTCGAGATCCTGCTCACCCGCAGGGGCCCGCCCATCGAGGCCTCGACGACCCAGACCGACGCCGCGCTGCCCCTGATCCGCAAGCGCTGAGCGGCCCGGCCAGCAGGCCGGAGAAGCAGCTCGCGCAAAGGCGCGGAGACGCAAAGAAGACGGGGCCCACCCCCTCCTCTTCCC contains these protein-coding regions:
- a CDS encoding PBP1A family penicillin-binding protein codes for the protein MKKGGAKKGGAKKGAKPGRLWKWTRRLGLLLLTLVLVAGLGLGGVFAYYGRDLPDVNALHDYHPPQVTRVLDRDGALLGESWQERRTVVPLERVPRVLVLSVLAAEDADFYRHEGLDYPGLIRAVARGLVSGGRFRGTSTITQQVIKNMLLSPERAVSRKIRELMLARRLEQEFTKDEILELYLNQVNFGHGRYGVQEASQYYFGVDVDQLSLAQASLIAGIPQSPTHLSPRTHPDAARRRQLFVLRQLEDKRAEYWPDLSVEDIEAARQAEVEIIPLPEREHRAPEVMAQARRMLREQVGAEAAARGGYTIHTTIDAALQDQARAALREGLEAIDGRQRLRVPLSAPRRERPLPDVESLRVGGTYDARVTGTDEEHGLVLLDVGGHRAAANVADLGRFNPEALPAAEIAEEGARVRVSIQQLPSEEDPEAPARARLELGPQGAVVVIDPRSRDVLALVGAYEESPGFDRATQAVRQPGSTFKPFVYGAALRTRRYTPASIVIDAPGVYEDWRPSNYETWSFEGHIRLRQALARSINQVAVRVMEDVTPPEVVSLAEQLGITTELEPTLALALGASDVRPIELVNAYATLPAGGRWAPTNVISRIVGPDGREVPLPERAAPRDAMSPAEAYVLTSMMTSVVRDGTARRARRLRRPVAGKTGTSNDVRDAWFVGFSPELAAGVWVGFDDRRPLGRRESGGRSALPIWIDVMRAALEERPRRDFAMPSGVVTATIDPASGLLAYEGQDDAIEEVFLEGTAPTETATPPDVLDSNSFLMNQFGADEAPSQEETGEDEEGEDGT
- a CDS encoding ATP-binding protein gives rise to the protein MSLRWRIIAFTLVVGTAPAGVLGYLFRERTLEDARVQQAERLDAITESARRRVLERRSAERRAIARLCEGDFVVDRLMLDLQADRFGPLEQDELVQRLPNLMRSMGLESLMLIDGRPGRPYGRVFAAGHFPGRAGADEGATARAVEEAGERWFVRDLHVRREGETHPTQSILTGCVAREGEARVIAVGGHVLDQDYVASLGADVPPVQLFLTDAEGTLPEGVGHGGPREDVHVFEDLRGQPAAMVVASVDDRALQQRLRELDQQLLYGLAIMVIVAFVLGLVIAFFMVRPLVELETAAARVASGDMSTTITIHSGGEVKKALQAFNHMTGELKHAQAKLIRAERIAAWRDIARRIAHEIKNPLMPIQTSIETMRKTHARQHPDFDEIFEESTVTILEEVERLKRIVTEFSRFARMPRPQPVELAVEDVARHTVGLHGGGPVAVELTIEDPLPKVRADREQLTQVLVNLVQNAADAAKARHGESGGRVDVVLSSADVGGDEGVRVEVVDNGPGIPPDEQAKIFEPYYTTKAGGTGLGLAIVHRIVSDHGGSIDVGDAAHEEGGAVFEILLTRRGPPIEASTTQTDAALPLIRKR